DNA from Ziziphus jujuba cultivar Dongzao chromosome 2, ASM3175591v1:
AAACTTGATCaagtgttaataaaaaaaaaggtaattttttATGTTACTAAAGTTCATTAATATTTGGGTAAACACAATAACAacagctatatgtatatatatatatatatatagattcagatattatatatatttttggattatatatgtttttgaacaatttcatatattataaatgaattCACATTCTTTATCCATTTTATATGTTGTTACCAAAGAAACTTGTtatcaaattgaatttttttttttttttcacatttaaatCTCTAGACATTCATGTAAATCGGATTTATGTGGATGTTTGATAGATTTTAATGTAAAATTCATAATCCTAGATATGATTtcttcaattaaaattaaaatcatttagTTTCTTCATGCCATTCTTATTTTCTTGCCATTTTTGCTGAAACCATTCCTACTATTTGTAGCCcctcttatatttttaatatttgtatcaTAGCTTTCTTATTTTCTGCTGCACATGTATAGAATTTAGTGATTTGGGCAATTTCAGCTGATACATTATACGTAATTGCTAAAGAAGCCCTACCAAAACTTTTAGCAGAATCCGAGAATAAATATAGTATTAAAAACGCATAGGTATTCAAACAAAGGAGACAAAGTCTATAATACCACTGAGAAACTTCCTACAACATGCTTAAAGTGgccttgaaaattttcattttcatatactGGAAATAACGCTAAAGTAATTGGGTTGCATCCGCTTCCAAGCAAAGTCGACCAAAGTCTTtgtttagaataaaaataataaatcaaaatcaaaagacCATTAAGGTTGTTTTCATATTCCTTTTCCTGTTTATATAACAAACTCattttagcaaaattttatattagtctAACATATATTCAAAGCgctttaatttattgaaaatataatttctattttattttgaacGGTTAACAATGTGTTAaatgttgaaaattattatttgtccaataaaaattttaattagaaatatataccacataaatatataaagagatCGTAAATGTCAAgggttatatctatatatatatatatatatatagagagagagagagagagagagagagagagagagagagagagagagagagagagagagagagagagagagagagagagagagagtttctaGAATTTATGTTCCCCATAATTATTAAGCTTTTATACTttgatcccttttttttttttcttgttagcACTTTAGTCcttaaaatacaattttctatatattattgTCTATTGGTctttaaattactttttgtcaattttttaacaaatttgagGTATGCAATAAACTTacttaaaaaaacaacaaaattacaatattaAAACAACATCACAAAATCCCTACATGTTGGATTAAGTGTACTATAAGACCaaacccaaataatttaaggatcaaagtaccaaaaaaaaaaaatcatcaaagatCAAAATGCAAAagtttaatataaagaaatataGTTACTAAATAcccatattatatatgtattttcataTACAATCAGGCATGCACTTTCGATTTGCAGGCATATAAACTATGGGATAGAAATTTGGAATTACATACATTTTGACCTGCACACCCACATGGGTGTGCACATATACTATAACAATATTCTCAAATTAGAGCATTTTGATAGATTTATCacaaatatctttattaattagcACAATTAAAATCTCTAGACATCCATGTAATTCAGATTTCCGTGGATGTGTGATGGATATTAATGTAAAATTCATAATCCAAGTTATAATTTCTTCAATTAAAATCAAAACTATTTAATTTCTCCATGCCTTTCTTATTTTCTTACCATTTTTGCCGAAACCATTCCTACTATTTATAGCCTCTCTTATATTTTAACTATTTGCATCATACCTTTCTTATTTTTCTGCTGCACATGTATAGAATTTAGCGATGTCAGCAATTTCAGCTAATACATTATATGTAATTGCTAAAAAAAACCATACCAAAACTTTTAGCAGAATCCAAGAATAAATATAGTATTAAAAACGCATACGTATTCAAACAAACTTGACAAAGTCTATAATACCACTGAGAAACTTCCTACAACATgctaaaagagaaaatttttcattttcaaataattggaaataatactaattaagtaattgggtttttttttttttttttggatgaaaaaataaagtaataggGTTGCATCCACTTCCAAGCAAAGTCGAGCACAAGTCTTtctttagaataaaaataataaataaaattaaaaataaaattaaaaagaccaTTAAGGTCTAGTCAATGATTCTTAAATGACAATCGTACCCTCGATGAACATATATTTTGTcaccaaaatacaaaacaaaagggTATTCTCGGAAATTTTACTGCTGATCACCATCTTCTGCCTCCATAGCTGAGAAACTAGAATAAAAGGAAGAGCAACCAACCCAGAAACTTACTCccaaaaaagaagttaaaaaaaacaaaaaagaaaaatggctgTTGAAAGTTTTAGAGAGATGTTAAAGATTGATGAAGATCTTACAGTGAAAGCTTGCTCTGTGGCCATGAAGGCTCATAGATCTTCAGACCAGCTTATTCAGGTAGAAAATTTTAGTGGGTCTTCATCTTCAGAAGCTGTAATTTTCAGCTTTCCAGGATCTGGGTCTGAAAAAGATTGGTTCAGTGATGCTTCTTTTGGAGCTAAATCAGCCAAAGGTTCAGTGTTTTCTGAATATCTCAGAAGTCTTGGAACCGATGAAGCAGCTTTCTTGAATGAAGCATTTCTGCAGAAATTCGAATATATACGGAAACAACTTCAGGACAAGGTATGTGattctgattttattttgttttcagttCTTTTGCTATTTTTAGAAACTGGGTTTTTGCAGTAATTCAAATCTCTACGTCTGGTAAAAGCTAAGAAGTTATAATGAAAATGGGTTTCTATATTTATCATCCTCTTTATATCTGGAAAGTTAATGAAAATGGGTTTCTATTTTTATCATCCTCTTTATATCTGGAAAGTTCTGCAAATTGATGTAACTGCACAAGTAAAGAaaacatttttactttttgaaaaatataataaaatagaaaataagtaTTAATTGTTGTCATAATAATTACTATGACATTACAACTTCAATTACTGCGatttttatcttaaaatttgATTAGAAGGGAGATTTACTTTGATGGATGATCATCGAACTTCATAAAATGACATTGTCCCCGAGTATTGTTCAAACTAACTATAATTCATGATCACATATAGCGTTGTCTAACTcataaaatggatatatatatatatatatatacaatcattGCAAGTGACACAAAAATTATTCTGTAAAACCTAAATCATTGGATTTATATTGCATGTATTATTGACTGTCGTATGGATGACTTATCTCCCTAAAATGATGTCTTTGACATGAATCTTACTCAGGTAGAAGAAGCTGTGAAAGGGAACAAGAAAATAGTGTTTACAGGGCACTCCCTTGGTGGTCCAGTTGCAGTCCTGGCAACAATTTGGTTCTTGCAAGAATATGTGAAACCCCAGAATGCAAAACCACCCTTTTGTGTGACCTTTGGATCTCCCCTTGTTGGTAACCACATTCTTTCTCATGCTCTTGAGCGAGAGAAATGGTCTGGCTACTTCATACATTTCGTCATGAGATACGACGTCGTCCCTCGAATTTTGCTTGCTCCTCTTTCATCCATCCAACAGCAGTTTAACCAAATTCTCAACTTCTTCAAGTTAAAATCCATGTCTGCTGGGTACGAGTCCTCTGAAATAACCAACGATGCTTCCAATTTCTTTACGTCTGTGATGAGGAATGCATCCACCATTGCAAGCCATGTTGCGTGTAATCTGATGGGGAGTACAAATCTGTTGTTGGAAACTATAACGAACTTCATTCAGCTCAGCCCTTACAGGCCTTTTGGCACTTAcgttttctgcactgaaaatggAAAGCTGGTAACCTTAAAGAACTCGAACGCAGTTTTGCAACTGTTGTTCTATTCTTGTCAGTTGAGCAATGAGACAGAGCTTCAAACGGTTGCTTATAAAAGCTTAAGAGATCATTTTGCCTATGAAAGTGAGCTGAAAGAAAACTTGCTAGGGATGCAAGATGTTGTTTCTATAGATCCACTGGAAAAGATTGGTGTAGCAGATGAAAGAATTAACCAGGCCTTAGATGACCTCGGTGTGGTAAGTCCTGTTTTCGGTTTGTAGTTTCTGTTTTGTACAATTCTGTTTAGCTTTGAAACCTGGAAGATTAGAGCAAAACAAAATGTTCGAGTGCTTATATGATCTGTTGCAAATTTTGAagatttttatttctaattttgcAGAGTACGGCAGCCAGATTGTGCCTTCTGGCCTCAGGAGAGTCAGAGAAGCAAAAACGAAAAAACCAGGACAAAATTGATTCAAAGAAACCAGAAATTGATAAAATACTAAAGGAGCTTGAAAGCTACAGAGATGCAAGTAAGGATCACAAAGTGGGGTATTACGATGCCTTCAAGCTTCAAAAGAGTCAAAATGACTTCAAAGCAAATGTGAAGAGGCTTGAGCTTGCAGGCATATGGGATGAGATCATAGAAATGTTGAAAAGGTATGAACTCCCAGATCAATTTGAGGGCGAGAAGGAATGGCTAGAGATAGGAACAAGGTACCGCCGCATTGTTGAGCCTCTGGATATTGCCAACTACTATAGACATTTGAAGAATGATGACACAGGACCTTACAAAATTAAAGGCAGGCCTAGACGTTATAGATACACACAGAGATGGCGGGAACATGAAGAAAGGATGGAAGCAGGGTCCAGTGAAGAATCCTGTTTTTTGGCAGAGGTGGAGGAGCTTCGCACTCGAACTGTTAATGGAATAATACCATCCAGTGATATCATGACAAGGGTTCAGAAACTGCTGGGACAAGTAGAAGAATGGAGCCATCACAACGTGATAGGTAAGGACGTGTTCTTGGAGGAGTCCACCTTCGTTAAGTGGTGGAAATCACTCCCTCCCCATCTCAGGTCACCATACATTAATGCACAAGTTCTGAGTGTTTAACAGAGATCTCAGCTACTGATAGTGCTTGATGATGTGCTAATTTCAAAAATCCAATGTTTCATGTCAATTTCAGCCGTCAGCTACTTCAGTTTTACTTCAGTTTTTCCGCCGCCAATAAATACTCCCAATTCCACAGAAGTTTTGGGAGTTCAACCTGTTCTGAATATGGTTTTGTGTGATTTAGTGTTTTTTGTTGTTCATTTTGACTACAAACAATCTCAGAAATATCagttcatttgcatattttatcCACTTTATCAAAAAGACTCCAACGCAGGTCTACCAGTCAGCTTCTTTCAATTGTAGAGTACGTTTTAATAAGGAAATTTGTCGATAGAATTTCTGCAATGGCAATACAGAGTGCAATATAGTTCTACACTCCAAGATCAAACATGGCTTCTTAAATCATTCCTCCAACTGGAGAAGGCCAAATGTGGATATCTAACATTATATTATACTGTAACTCTTCAAAATTAACAACTTGCTACATAAtcaaaattacaagaaaatcAATTGGGTATAGACAtcaagataataaataatattaatttattgcaGTAATATATACTACACATATCTGACGAATGCTATAATAGCCAAAAGACAAATACCAGACAGTTCACAATTAGCTAAAACAAATATGCTAATATATAACACCAACCCAGCCCAACAAGCTCCATGATTAAAGATCGAAAATTGAACTTATACGCGCCCTCTACTTACAAATACCAACCACTGCAGTGTGCCACTTTCTGCATTTCAAAGAAAATCATACACAAAAACTCTTTGCTCTTTTCTTTGAATAGCCACGATAGAAATGGAGGTTTCACATAATATAAAACGACAGTAGAAACTAAAAAGTCATGATACTCTTTTTGCTCCATCCTTCCTTTCTATAAGGAAAGTTAACTTCCAAGAATCTTATTGATGATACGTACTTGATTTCGAAGACCACCTTCCCTTCAGAGAGAGAAATCTAACTACACAAAAGAACAGGTCTTTTGTTTTCTCTCGATGCTTGTGAAGAAAGAAATTCGAATAGATAGGGAAGTATATACATTTCCCACAGGCTGTAGGACATCATATGGCCTCAAGCATGCATTGATTTTCCTTGAAACAGAACAATATGTAAACaactcaaaacaaaaataagtatATTTCTCACcacaaattaaaatgtattcaCAAAGACAGAAACTGATTAATATAAAGCAAAATCATGTGTGATTACCTGTCTAGTGAACTTGAGATCAGATCTCAAACCATGTTAAATTACTCTGGTACTATAACTTTTCAACGAACATGAGaattgataaacaaatttataCGACGTACAACAAAAAGACTACATTAGGAGGAAGCACTACAGGTATTAAAGTGGACAGGCTGCTGGTGGTTGTGTTTCAGTGTGTGcggcatataaatatattacgtTTCCAATCAGTGTAATTGCTAGCTAGGGCTTAGATATGATTGGACGAGACAAACAATATCCTTGGAAGATAAGCTTAAGATTTCCTATCTTTTCTTGATTAACTACTAAACCCAACATCATCAAGTCAGAAAACCACAGGGAAAAAGAGATGCCTTCCTTTTATCCCTATAGAAGTAGAAAATTGAGATGTACTACAAATTTCTacccaaaacaatttaaattgAAGGAATGCAAGCACCCCGTTGGCAATTTGAGATAAGAAACAAAGCATTCAGATAAACTTTCATTCAAATTCATGGTGAAATCCATAGCACAATGTTCATGTTAACCTAAAAAACTTACATAAACTCAACAAATTTCTGTCATGTCTTGCCTAGCTGAATATTCATGCATCAATGTCACAGGCCAAAGCATTAGAAGGAAGTAAAAAAAGATAAGTATCTTAGATAATCAAAATATGCACTTAGGGAACACTTGAGAACATCAATTAGCCAATATATTAATGTCAAAGCAATTAAAATCAATAAGTAATCAAATTATTATGGTTACAGGGAGAACATAGATAATAAAACTACAAAATACTGACAGTTTGGATTAAAGAAGAATACCATAACATactgtattattatttcatgtgTTTCATTTCTATACCACCATATCTATTCACATAACACCAACTCCTCTACATCAGCAAATGCACCATAAAGATAAGAACAAAACTCATAAGAGAAACGCTTGATTCCTGGGTGCTCAAAACCCTATGCTTACATCTAACTGATGAAATCAACGCCTAACACTACCAGGACACACATGACACACAAAAAGTAAAAGGAGAAACCCCCACATACATGACTCATGAAAATAGAGAACTAGGACCTTGTAATCATGCTACAAGAACGAGCCAAGCGGAATGTAAGGCTACCTCCATGCACACTCGGCTCTGCCTCAACAGCATTACGCTCATAAGGCTTCCTGCAGCCAGGACAGCGTCCATCCTCCTCAAGAATCCTCTTATGACAGAAAAGACAGAGCCGGAACCCGCACAAACAAGGCAAAAAGCTCGAGTCTGTAAAGTCCAAATCTTCATAGCATATTGGACAAGAAGATGGTGCAGGCATAACATTGTTACATGCCCATGGGACACCTCCACAGCCATAGTGTTGCCTGTTCGAATTAGGCAAGCTAAGTTGCTTGGACAAATTAGGCAAGCTCTGAGGGCGAAAAGCATCATCTGGCCTCCATGCTCTGGTATTCCCTGAAGCCCTTGGGACCTGTTTCGAAATCCCAATTCCTAGACCTGGACCATGAGTCATTTGGCAAGGAGAAACCAATTTGCCAATTGATTGGTGCTCCGGGTGAGATTCAGAACAGGGGTTTTGCGGTTTCTCATCGGCGGCCAAAGCATCAGCCACTGCCTCCCAATCATCCAGGCACCCATcatccccttcttcttcttcctctgtaATACTTCCAGAGCAACATCCACCACTGCTACTACTGCTGCTGCTGCTACTGCTGCTGGAACCAGTAAAATTTGTCCCTGAATCATTGGTTCCTAAGACACTACTGGTCAGACTGGTGGGACTGTTCGACGGCGACTCGGAATCGCTGTCATGGTGGTGGACCGATCTGTCATCCTCTTCCCCTCCCGGCCTCATTTCTAAATTATCCAAAGAACGGTTATTCGCTTTGCGTGTTTGAACCACGCCATTAGGTTCTTCCTTGCAACCCTTATTCTTAACAGCTCCTAATTAATATCCATCAAtccaaataaagaaaatcaagaacgaaacaaaacaatatatatatatatatatatatatatatatccaacaaagaatgcaaataaacaaaatcaaaaaaataaaaaataaaaaaaatccccaCAAAAcattaagaaaagaaagatcATTAACAAACCTTGAGAAAGCCATTGCTCGCGACGAACATCAAGCTTGCACTGCTTCAATTTGGCAGTCCTGGCCTGAAAATCAAaccattacaaaataaataaataaataataaaaattcggAACTTTAAGGACATCAGagccaaataaacacaaaatccCAAAACACGAAATCAAAAAcctccataaaaaaataaaaaaaaattaaaaacaaaaataagcaattaaaaatacaaaaagagaaATTGGAATCCAACCCTCTTTTTCTTGCCTAAATCCCTGCCGTTGTTGTTGTTGGGGATTAGAGAAGAAATTGAAGCGCTGGTGATCGAATCAGAAATCATGGTTACTCAAAAAAAACTGTTTCGGATTCAAATTTCTTGTTCCCcgaacaaagagaaagagacaAGAGAACTTCTCAAAAACCctaaggaaaatttttccaggagagagaaagagcaagaaaatttttttttgttttttttgtttttctcaacaaacaaaaatcttcgtagagagagaaagaaattggATAACGGAAACTCCTCTGCTCCGCTCGCCCCTTTGTTTTCTCACAGACTAGGAAAAACAGATGGCAAGGTCTGATATATATAAAGACCAAGTTACGAATTTGGCCTGAtcttttagttaattttcggtGTCATCCTACTGAGATAGATTGCATTTTGTGGAACCATCGAGGGGGATTTGTTTTGATATCAGGGTTATCTTTGTAAAGTTAAGTTGTATGGCTATACACGACGTCGTTTGGGTTTTGAGTTAGGATGAGTAGCGACGACGTCGTTGGATGCTAAGTAATAATAAcactataaaattatcaaagattCGATGATGTTAGGCCATCTCATGGACTTATAATTAGGGCAACGAATTCAATTTGTAGTAATCTCTAATTCTTATTCTGGatgtaataaatgaaaaaaatattggcAATCCAACTTTGTGCTTCGAATCATCATAGCCGTTTAATCAATTAGTTATGTATTTATGGAAATTTAGAtagagatttttaaaaaataaataattaatgataaaaagataaaaactttGGGAtatgattttgtgaaaattttttttacatatatgaaaaataatatatatatatatatatattttcaagttttggaaataatatcgattttctttgtttgattataaaatttttaaaaaattaataatgagtTACGTGTTAAACTCAACGAAtcagatttattatatttatatttttataaattatattacaatACTTAAATTTGTATGtattagatttatatttttaattttaccaaattaaaataCTAGAATTTGTTGGCTaaacttcatttttattaaggatttcgaaattttaaattgtcaaatataattcatatataaCATGATATGTAAAATGGATGGTAGTTGAAAGAGTAAGTCATTGTATCATTTTGCTTAACAGtcaagtaaaatataaaatatatattatgtaaaaaacacaaaaaacaaagggattttgaaaatgttaagctacaattttattttaggaGTTCCATCAAACATAGTtcgtatatataaataaaagactaaaaataaaatttaaatatgaatgaaTTCAccctataaaaaaaatgaattaaatgcATGATTAAAGCAACCAAAGATGTCCTTTCC
Protein-coding regions in this window:
- the LOC107419326 gene encoding protein EDS1L, yielding MAVESFREMLKIDEDLTVKACSVAMKAHRSSDQLIQVENFSGSSSSEAVIFSFPGSGSEKDWFSDASFGAKSAKGSVFSEYLRSLGTDEAAFLNEAFLQKFEYIRKQLQDKVEEAVKGNKKIVFTGHSLGGPVAVLATIWFLQEYVKPQNAKPPFCVTFGSPLVGNHILSHALEREKWSGYFIHFVMRYDVVPRILLAPLSSIQQQFNQILNFFKLKSMSAGYESSEITNDASNFFTSVMRNASTIASHVACNLMGSTNLLLETITNFIQLSPYRPFGTYVFCTENGKLVTLKNSNAVLQLLFYSCQLSNETELQTVAYKSLRDHFAYESELKENLLGMQDVVSIDPLEKIGVADERINQALDDLGVSTAARLCLLASGESEKQKRKNQDKIDSKKPEIDKILKELESYRDASKDHKVGYYDAFKLQKSQNDFKANVKRLELAGIWDEIIEMLKRYELPDQFEGEKEWLEIGTRYRRIVEPLDIANYYRHLKNDDTGPYKIKGRPRRYRYTQRWREHEERMEAGSSEESCFLAEVEELRTRTVNGIIPSSDIMTRVQKLLGQVEEWSHHNVIGKDVFLEESTFVKWWKSLPPHLRSPYINAQVLSV
- the LOC107419367 gene encoding suppressor protein SRP40 isoform X2; this translates as MISDSITSASISSLIPNNNNGRDLGKKKRARTAKLKQCKLDVRREQWLSQGAVKNKGCKEEPNGVVQTRKANNRSLDNLEMRPGGEEDDRSVHHHDSDSESPSNSPTSLTSSVLGTNDSGTNFTGSSSSSSSSSSSSGGCCSGSITEEEEEGDDGCLDDWEAVADALAADEKPQNPCSESHPEHQSIGKLVSPCQMTHGPGLGIGISKQVPRASGNTRAWRPDDAFRPQSLPNLSKQLSLPNSNRQHYGCGGVPWACNNVMPAPSSCPICYEDLDFTDSSFLPCLCGFRLCLFCHKRILEEDGRCPGCRKPYERNAVEAEPSVHGGKSMHA
- the LOC107419367 gene encoding uncharacterized protein LOC107419367 isoform X1, which gives rise to MISDSITSASISSLIPNNNNGRDLGKKKRARTAKLKQCKLDVRREQWLSQGAVKNKGCKEEPNGVVQTRKANNRSLDNLEMRPGGEEDDRSVHHHDSDSESPSNSPTSLTSSVLGTNDSGTNFTGSSSSSSSSSSSSGGCCSGSITEEEEEGDDGCLDDWEAVADALAADEKPQNPCSESHPEHQSIGKLVSPCQMTHGPGLGIGISKQVPRASGNTRAWRPDDAFRPQSLPNLSKQLSLPNSNRQHYGCGGVPWACNNVMPAPSSCPICYEDLDFTDSSFLPCLCGFRLCLFCHKRILEEDGRCPGCRKPYERNAVEAEPSVHGGSLTFRLARSCSMITRS